The following coding sequences are from one Triticum aestivum cultivar Chinese Spring chromosome 5A, IWGSC CS RefSeq v2.1, whole genome shotgun sequence window:
- the LOC123101944 gene encoding obtusifoliol 14-alpha demethylase-like, with product MDLTSSTAMWCAIVVLLVMLLATQKISRARRMSCIDPQCTSQQLPPVVNGVALLRLLPTLLKEGLPSMANDLYVKYGSVFTVSSFGLKVTLLIGPEVTVHFFQGLESDISHGNLLEFTVPMFGKAVGYGRDKATRIEQMRFHTEALKASGLRSHVHPMLQEVEGYFAKWGEEGIVDLKLEFEQLLMLISSWCLLGKEVRENMFDEVHALFHEIESSMTLISFLFPYLPTTVNRRRDRARIKLTQILSDVVESRKSSGRVEQDTLQKLIDSEYKDGNPTTVAELVGLIMSLIFAGKRTSSLASTWTASCLLSHPVFLRAAIEEQQRVTKKYKGGLDYNAFSEMDTLHSCIKEALRMHPPAAMLVRRTHKPFTVETKQGKQYEIPQNHIVATPTIVNNNIPYIYRDPHVYDPYRFGLERREDKVGGKFSYTSFSGGRHICVGEAYAYMQLKVIWSHLLRNFELELISPFPKTDWSKILPEPQGKLFIRYKRK from the exons ATGGACTTGACAAGTAGCACCGCCATGTGGTGTGCCATTGTGGTCCTTCTCGTCATGTTATTAGCCACCCAAAAGATCTCAAGAGCTAGAAGAATGAGTTGCATTGATCCACAGTGTACAAGCCAACAACTTCCACCCGTGGTGAATGGAGTTGCTCTCCTGAGACTATTACCTACCCTCCTGAAGGAAGGCCTGCCTTCTATGGCTAATGATCTGTATGTCAAGTATGGCAGTGTCTTCACAGTAAGTTCATTTGGACTCAAGGTAACACTATTGATCGGGCCAGAGGTGACGGTGCATTTCTTTCAAGGTCTGGAGTCAGATATTAGCCACGGCAATCTGCTCGAGTTCACGGTGCCCATGTTTGGCAAAGCGGTTGGTTATGGCAGAGATAAAGCCACGCGAATTGAACAGATGCGCTTCCACACTGAAGCACTGAAGGCATCAGGGCTGAGGAGCCATGTCCATCCCATGCTTCAAGAAGTGGAG GGTTACTTTGCGAAATGGGGAGAGGAGGGCATAGTTGATTTAAAGCTTGAGTTCGAGCAGTTACTCATGTTGATCTCGAGCTGGTGTCTACTCGGAAAAGAGGTTCGGGAGAACATGTTTGATGAGGTCCATGCACTTTTTCATGAGATCGAAAGCAGTATGACCTTGATCAGCTTCTTGTTCCCATATCTCCCTACTACAGTAAACCGGCGGCGCGATAGGGCGCGGATCAAGCTAACACAAATACTCTCTGACGTGGTCGAGTCCCGTAAGAGCTCTGGTAGAGTTGAGCAAGACACACTACAAAAGCTAATCGACTCCGAGTACAAAGATGGCAACCCTACAACGGTAGCAGAGTTAGTCGGGCTTATCATGTCATTGATATTTGCTGGGAAACGCACAAGCTCTCTCGCTAGCACTTGGACCGCATCTTGTCTACTCAGCCATCCGGTCTTCTTGAGAGCTGCCATTGAGGAGCAACAACGAGTCACCAAGAAATACAAAGGTGGGCTAGATTACAATGCTTTTTCAGAGATGGATACGCTGCATAGCTGCATCAAGGAAGCCCTAAGGATGCACCCTCCAGCAGCAATGTTGGTTCGCAGGACACATAAGCCCTTCACGGTGGAGACAAAGCAAGGCAAACAATATGAGATCCCTCAAAACCACATCGTGGCAACTCCTACAATAGTCAACAATAACATCCCTTATATATACAGGGACCCTCACGTGTATGATCCATATCGTTTCGGTCTCGAAAGAAGAGAGGACAAAGTAGGTGGCAAGTTCTCGTACACTTCATTTAGCGGTGGAAGGCACATTTGCGTTGGGGAGGCCTATGCTTACATGCAACTTAAAGTGATATGGAGCCATTTGTTGAGGAACTTTGAGCTCGAATTGATCTCTCCTTTCCCCAAGACAGACTGGAGCAAGATCTTGCCAGAGCCACAAGGAAAGCTATTCATTAGATATAAGAGAAAATAA
- the LOC123106273 gene encoding MEIOTIC F-BOX protein MOF-like — protein MSELASIPCTSKRARGTSDGVDRLSSLPDELLHCVMSFLPMPEAVRTSLLSPRWRNLWASAPYIRIDHQDFMDDDKLEKFGDRLLLTTSLDKAWISVHHVVDTTLCCDWIRHAIMHKVRLLHVSASALLDSTAMFPSQHLKTVRLQYNLLRHGFFRPLNCDCPVLEHLELEHCGLWDLKEISSRSLKVLRIIGCHIFGGLVICASNLTHVSIVDPRCDPGAIVIRDLSSLVTASVSLTSRFHYYKRNTIADHRLLDGLSHATTLELHAPLPEVSFERSLRTCAMFSNLTSLVLGEWCMAADFYPLLRILQRSCKLKELKLKLTMEEFSTCKDSESALSSTRGAPLSGSGRHPCIQRVKIYCHEDDPRASSLVQVLQPVVGDVKISIEHH, from the exons ATGTCGGAACTAGCTTCAATCCCCTGCACTTCCAAGAGGGCGCGAGGCACCAGTGACGGTGTCGACAGGCTCAGCAGCCTTCCAGACGAGCTGCTACACTGCGTGATGTCCTTCCTGCCGATGCCGGAGGCCGTGCGCACAAGTCTGCTCTCGCCAAGGTGGCGTAATCTCTGGGCCTCTGCGCCATACATCCGCATCGACCACCAGGACTTTATGGATGACGACAAGCTGGAGAAATTCGGGGACCGCCTGCTGCTCACTACTTCCTTGGATAAAGCCTGGATCTCTGTGCACCATGTTGTTGACACGACCTTGTGTTGTGACTGGATTCGTCATGCCATCATGCATAAAGTTCGTCTCCTTCATGTTTCTGCATCTGCCCTTTTGGATAGCACAGCCATGTTTCCTTCACAGCACCTCAAAACAGTCAGGCTCCAATATAACTTGTTGAGACATGGGTTCTTTAGGCCACTGAACTGTGACTGCCCAGTGCTTGAGCATTTAGAGCTGGAGCATTGTGGTTTGTGGGACCTGAAGGAGATATCATCGAGGTCACTCAAGGTTCTACGTATCATTGGTTGCCATATCTTTGGTGGTCTCGTGATTTGTGCTAGCAACCTTACCCATGTCTCTATCGTTGACCCAAGGTGTGATCCTGGTGCTATAGTAATTAGGGATCTGTCTTCTCTTGTAACAGCCTCGGTTAGTCTAACATCTAGGTTTCATTATTATAAGCGAAACACAATAGCGGATCATCGTCTACTTGATGGCCTCTCACATGCCACCACCTTGGAGTTGCATGCACCATTACCTGAG GTCTCATTCGAGAGGAGTTTGAGGACATGCGCTATGTTCAGCAACCTGACAAGCCTGGTGCTGGGTGAGTGGTGCATGGCTGCTGACTTCTACCCGCTGCTTCGCATTCTCCAGCGCTCGTGCAAGCTGAAGGAACTAAAACTTAAGCTCACAATG GAGGAATTTAGTACATGCAAGGATTCTGAATCTGCTCTGTCGTCAACCAGGGGAGCACCGCTGTCGGGCTCAGGCAGACACCCTTGCATCCAGAGGGTCAAAATCTACTGCCATGAAGATGATCCAAGGGCCAGCTCGTTGGTGCAGGTGTTGCAGCCGGTTGTTGGCGATGTGAAAATCAGCATCGAGCATCACTGA
- the LOC123106274 gene encoding cytochrome P450 94A2-like produces the protein MVLDMQDVLERFAFDTVCMISFGHDPCSLADDGVLPDGKSDFMRAFVEAQDLTVKRWLEVTWKIKRWLDIGKERRLRKAIADVHGFAMDIVRTRRQSSSGNNRDDLLSRLVASGDHGDEALRDIVLSFLLAGRETTSSALTWFFWLVSSRPDVVARIADEVRSVRSTTGTRPGDPFTFDALRSMQYLHAALTESMRLYPPVAIDSSETCAADDTLPDGTHVGAGWSITYSAYAMGRLATIWGTDCAEFKPERWLDDHGAFRPVSPFLYAVFHAGPRTRLGKEMAYVQMKSIVAGVLEEFVVDVTGSGVPEHALSITLRMKGGLPVQISTWLEV, from the coding sequence ATGGTTCTCGACATGCAGGACGTGCTCGAGCGCTTCGCGTTCGACACCGTCTGCATGATCTCCTTCGGCCACGACCCGTGCTCCCTCGCCGACGACGGGGTCTTGCCAGACGGCAAGTCAGACTTCATGCGCGCCTTCGTCGAGGCGCAGGACCTCACCGTTAAACGCTGGCTCGAGGTCACCTGGAAGATCAAGAGGTGGCTCGACATCGGCAAAGAGCGCCGCCTGAGGAAGGCCATCGCCGATGTACACGGGTTCGCCATGGACATCGTCCGCACCCGCCGTCAAAGCTCGTCTGGGAATAACAGAGATGACCTTCTTTCAAGGCTCGTGGCGAGCGGCGATCACGGCGATGAGGCGCTCCGGGACATCGTCCTCAGCTTCCTGCTAGCCGGCCGCGAGACGACGTCCTCGGCTCTGACGTGGTTCTTCTGGCTCGTCTCTTCCCGGCCGGACGTTGTCGCGCGCATCGCCGACGAGGTCCGCTCGGTTCGGTCCACAACGGGCACCCGCCCTGGCGATCCGTTCACGTTCGACGCACTCCGGAGCATGCAGTACCTGCACGCCGCGCTCACCGAGTCGATGAGGCTCTACCCACCGGTGGCGATCGACTCCTCCGAGACATGTGCGGCGGATGACACGCTCCCCGATGGCACGCACGTCGGTGCAGGATGGTCCATCACATACAGCGCATACGCCATGGGGCGGCTCGCCACGATATGGGGCACGGACTGCGCCGAGTTCAAGCCCGAGCGGTGGCTCGACGACCATGGGGCTTTCCGGCCGGTGAGCCCGTTCCTATACGCGGTGTTCCACGCCGGACCCAGGACGCGCCTTGGGAAGGAGATGGCATACGTGCAGATGAAGTCCATTGTCGCCGGTGTTCTCGAAGAATTCGTGGTCGACGTCACCGGCAGTGGCGTGCCGGAGCACGCGCTTTCGATAACCCTGAGGATGAAGGGTGGCTTGCCTGTCCAAATAAGCACATGGCTGGAAGTCTAG
- the LOC123106227 gene encoding cytochrome P450 94B3-like, with product MLLLLLLLLLVPAILLYISHRIVRPTLTLAKKKKPSSHGLRSHPLLGHLHAFLKNRHRFLDWSTELIVGSPERRMGFWIPGMITCFITGNPADVEHVLRTNFANYPKGDSTIPVMADFLGHGIFNSDGEQWLWQRKSASREFTTHSLRGFVIDSVQSEVRNRLLPLL from the coding sequence atgctcctgctcctgctcctgctcctgctggtTCCTGCCATACTACTCTACATTTCCCACCGCATCGTGCGGCCTACTCTGACTctggcaaagaagaagaagccgagCAGCCATGGCCTCCGGAGCCACCCGCTGCTTGGCCATCTCCACGCGTTCCTCAAGAACCGCCACCGCTTCCTCGACTGGTCGACCGAGCTCATCGTCGGCAGCCCGGAGCGGAGGATGGGCTTCTGGATTCCCGGGATGATCACCTGCTTCATCACCGGCAACCCGGCCGACGTCGAGCACGTCCTGCGCACCAACTTCGCCAACTACCCCAAGGGCGACAGCACCATCCCCGTCATGGCCGACTTCCTCGGCCACGGCATCTTCAACTCCGACGGGGAGCAGTGGCTCTGGCAGCGCAAGAGCGCCAGCCGTGAGTTCACCACGCACTCGCTCCGGGGTTTCGTCATCGATTCCGTGCAGTCCGAGGTCAGAAACAGGCTTCTGCCCTTGCTGTga